The sequence TCGCCTCCGAGGCGGAGCTGCGCGCGCTGGTCGACCTCGCCGAGCAGGAGTCGCTGATCGAGGACGAGGAGCGGCGGATGGTGCACTCGGTCTTCGAACTCGGCGACACGCTCGTGCGCGAGGTGATGGTGCCGAGGACCGACCTGATCACCATCGAGCGCTTCAAGACCATCCGGCAGGCCCTCACCCTCGCGCTGCGCTCCGGGTTCTCCCGGATACCGGTGACCGGCGAGAGCGAGGACGACATCGTCGGGATCGTGTATCTGAAGGACCTGGTCCGCAAGACGCACATCAACCGCGACGCCGAGAGCGACCTGGTGTCCACCGCCATGCGGCCGGCCGTCTTCGTGCCCGACACCAAGAACGCCGGCGACCTGCTGCGCGAGATGCAGAAGGAACGCAACCACGTCGCCGTCGTCATCGACGAGTACGGCGGCACCGCCGGCATCGTCACCATCGAGGACATCCTCGAGGAGATCGTCGGCGAGATCACCGACGAGTACGACCGCGAACTGCCGCCCGTGGAGGACCTCGGCGACGACCGCTACCGCGTCACCGCCCGCCTCGACATCACCGACCTCGGCGAGCTGTACGGCCTGGAGGAGTACGACGACGAGGACGTGGAGACCGTCGGCGGACTGCTCGCCAAGGCCCTCGGCCGCGTGCCCATCGCGGCCGCGTCCGCCGAGGTCGAACTGCCCGACGAACGCCGCCTGAAGCTGACCGCGGAGGCCGCCGCCGGACGCCGGAACAAGATCGTCACGGTCCTGGTGGAACCCGTCGGGAAGGCACCGCAGGAGGAGGAACCCGAGTGACCCCCGAGGAACTGCGCGCCTTCTGCCTCTCCTTCAACGCGGCCGTGGAGGACTTCCCGTTCAACCCGGAGACCTCGGTCTTCAAGGTGCTGGGCAAGATGTTCGCCCTGACGCACCTGGGCGCGCGGCCCCTGACGGTCAACCTCAAGTGCGACCCGGAGGACGCCGTCCGGCTGCGTGGCGAGCACGAGGGCCTGATCGTCCCCGGCTGGCACATGAACAAACGGCACTGGAACACCGTGACGGTGGACGGCGGCCTGCCGGCGCGGCTGGTCCGGGAGCTGGTCGAGGACTCGTACGACCTCGTCGTCGCGGGGCTGCCGAGGGCGGAGCGGCTGCGGCTGGACCGGCCGTAAGTCCCTTGCCGGGGGCGGGCGGTGCGGGGCCCGGTGGTCCAGCCCCGCCTAGTGCTGTGGCCGGAAAGGTTTGCCGGAAAGCTCGCGGCGTCCGGTGCGGTGCATCGCAAGGCGGAGCATCGCCCGTGTACTGGATGTACTCGGGTGATGCGACAACGCGGCGAGGTGCCGTGCCGGGCGTCGCGAGCCGGTGAACCTTTCCGGTCGCAGCACTAGTAGGGCTTGGTCAGCTTCATTCGTGAGTGGCGTGTCTGTTGGGCTCGGGTGTCGTTGTGGTGGTGTGACACCTGGGGAGATGGCCGAGGTCCGGGAGGACCTGGAGGCGTTCACGGCGGAGTTGTTCGACGGGTTCTTCCGTGCTGACCAGCGGCGGTGGGGGCAGGTGTATGTGCGCGGGCTGCTGCTGGACGGGCGGCGCAAGTCGGTGGAGCCGATGGCGGCCCGGCTGGGCGAGGACGGCAACCGGCAGGCACTGGCCCACTTCGTGACAACGAGCCCATGGAATCCGGCGCACGTGCGGGCCCGCCTGGCCTGGAAGATGCAGGACGCGATCAGGCCGGAAGCGCTGATCGTCGACGACACCGGTTTCCTCAAGGACGGGGACGCCTCGGCGTGTGTGTCGCGGCAGTACACCGGGACCGCGGGCAAGGTCACCAACTGCCAGGTGGGAGTGTCGCTGCACCTGGCTACCGACCGTGCCTCGGCCGCGATCGACTGGCGGCTGTTTGTGCCCGCTTCCTGGGATCCGGCCTCGCCGGAGGCGGATGCGGCCAAGGTCGCCCGCCGTAAACGGTGCCAGATCCCCGCCGAGGCCGGTCATGTGGAGAAGTGGCAGCTGGCCCTGGACATGATCGACGAGGCCCGCAGCTGGGGCGTCGACGTCCCCTTGGTCGTCGCGGACGCCGGATACGGCGACGCCACCGCCTTCCGCCTGGGGTTGGAGGAACGGAAGCTGGCCTACGCCGTCGGTATCTCCTCCCGGCTCACCGCTCATCCCGGACATGCGCGGCCGATCACCCCGCCTACCAGGGCATTGGCCGCCCGCCGGTGGCGACGTATCCGGACAAGCCGATGACGGTGAAGGAACTGGTCATCCAGGCCGGCCAGCAGGCGGCCCGGCCGGTGTCCTGGCGCGAGGGCTCCCGGCCGGGAACGGGCCGCAGCGGCTTCAAGCGCATGTACTCGCGTTTCGTCGCCCTGCGCATCCGGCCCGCCGGACGCGAGATCCGCCAGGCCACCAAGGGTGCGGAACTGTCCGAGCGCTGGCTGCTGGCCGAATGGCCCGCCACCGAGCCGGAGCCGGTGCAGTTCTGGCTGTCCAGCCTGCCTTCCGGCATGCCCCTGGCCACACTGGTGCGGCTGGCCAAGCTCCGCTGGCGCATCGAACACGACTACCGCGAGATGAAACAGGCCCTGGGACTTGCCCACTTCGAGGGCCGCACCTGGAACGGCTGGCACCACCACGTCACCCTCGTCTCCGCCGCCCACGCCTTCTGCACCCTCCGACGCCTGGCAGGCGCCCCAAAAGACACGGCGCAGGACTGAGCCTCTACCAAGCAGTCCGCGAGCTGCAGACACTCCTCGCCCTCTGGGCCGGCACCTGCCCCACCTGCCACCGAGACATACCCACCCCAATACGAACCTGACCAAGCCCTACTAGGGCCGGGCAACGGCGCGCGCGGCCGTGTGGTGCACACGGCCGCGCGCAGCGGGATCGTTCAGACCCCGGGCCGGTCCTGGCTCCGGCCCCGGCGCAGGCCCAGTCCGACCAGGACCGCGGCGGCGAGCACGATCGCCGCGTCCAGGGCGAGGACCGTGTGGACGCCGGCCAGCAGGTCACGGGAGGTGGTGGCCAGCACGCCCAGCAGCGGGATGCCGATCGTGATGCCGACCT comes from Streptomyces sp. FXJ1.172 and encodes:
- a CDS encoding hemolysin family protein, whose translation is MSPQIVTGAIALVVVAWLAACAEAGLARVSSFRADEAVKSGRRGSAKLAQVAADPTRYLNVALLVRVACEMAAAALVTYACLEEFTATWQALLAAIGVMVLVSYVAVGVSPRTIGRQHPLNTATVAAYVLLPLARVMGPIPSLLILIGNALTPGKGFRRGPFASEAELRALVDLAEQESLIEDEERRMVHSVFELGDTLVREVMVPRTDLITIERFKTIRQALTLALRSGFSRIPVTGESEDDIVGIVYLKDLVRKTHINRDAESDLVSTAMRPAVFVPDTKNAGDLLREMQKERNHVAVVIDEYGGTAGIVTIEDILEEIVGEITDEYDRELPPVEDLGDDRYRVTARLDITDLGELYGLEEYDDEDVETVGGLLAKALGRVPIAAASAEVELPDERRLKLTAEAAAGRRNKIVTVLVEPVGKAPQEEEPE
- a CDS encoding MmcQ/YjbR family DNA-binding protein; translated protein: MTPEELRAFCLSFNAAVEDFPFNPETSVFKVLGKMFALTHLGARPLTVNLKCDPEDAVRLRGEHEGLIVPGWHMNKRHWNTVTVDGGLPARLVRELVEDSYDLVVAGLPRAERLRLDRP